A genomic stretch from Setaria italica strain Yugu1 chromosome VII, Setaria_italica_v2.0, whole genome shotgun sequence includes:
- the LOC105914817 gene encoding uncharacterized protein LOC105914817: MASKVCLFLLAFLSVVVALANPVAGGGIKATFAGSPESWSGEAAVLRQLLSTRLEDAVAPELTVDLHLHRRVLAGMVKGSALKPDSAACIGSCPARGDSYTGRSRGCLKKYQCNG; this comes from the coding sequence ATGGCCAGCAAGGTGTGCCTCTTTCTTCTCGCGTTCCTCAGCGTCGTGGTCGCGCTTGCCaaccccgtcgccggcggcgggatcaAGGCCACGTTCGCCGGCAGCCCGGAGTCTTGGTCCGGAGAGGCTGCGGTGCTGCGGCAGCTGCTGTCGACGAGGCTGGAGGATGCCGTGGCACCGGAGCTCACCGTGGACCTGCACCTCCACCGCCGTGTCCTCGCCGGCATGGTTAAAGGGTCAGCGTTGAAACCTGACAGCGCGGCCTGCATAGGGTCGTGCCCGGCGCGTGGGGATTCGTATACCGGCCGAAGCCGGGGATGCCTGAAGAAGTACCAGTGCAACGGCTGA